A region from the Branchiostoma floridae strain S238N-H82 chromosome 9, Bfl_VNyyK, whole genome shotgun sequence genome encodes:
- the LOC118423513 gene encoding uncharacterized protein LOC118423513 has translation MGGGCSAPSVSSSTGVLPEDEVPVFKVVLIGDPEVGKSSVFLRYTKNQFDYSYQPTTSVNIANVVRKVNVPDHVVVSVTLWDLPGREDVDLRRSYYKDIDAAIVVVDLMDKQSIELAGSWKQDILNNTLLTQDVSESSSDGKENTSPNKARNVPVLLLGNKYDQILKREREKADHEGEVDVVKDSPAEVQELERVAELHGFVGSVLVSAKESDNSVHRAMQSLVRHLLERKLQQKLAKKKGGNKQSQRKKRKASQDTDSFATLEEVGLEEIDDLLHQCNPPLKKLTQCSSALEKSLDQFRRTCVQTGMVTAATASLEDCICGVRDKLGEGNSLEAVDDGGFLQLVVRGEGEVLEEVTETLQVFNTQVVVSSKAVLQHCPAASTMLTDLDTKVSAKADAIWDTAKQAGKTAREVKQAQATITRNRACIAQARTGGAQSLKTVDSSYQKIKAALLW, from the exons ATGGGTGGTGGGTGCAGCGCACCTAGTGTATCATCTTCCACAG GTGTCCTACCTGAAGATGAAGTTCCCGTCTTTAAGGTGGTCCTTATAG GGGACCCTGAGGTGGGGAAATCCAGCGTGTTCCTGCGTTATACCAAGAACCAGTTTGACTACAGCTACCAGCCTACTACATCTGTTAACATTG CGAATGTAGTGCGTAAGGTGAACGTCCCCGACCATGTGGTGGTGTCTGTCACACTGTGGGACCTGCCTGGCCGCGAGGACGTTGACCTCAGGAGGAGCTACTACAAGGACATTGACGCTGCAATAG TTGTAGTTGACCTAATGGACAAACAGTCCATAGAACTGGCAGGGTCCTGGAAACAAGACATCTTAAACAACACCTTACTGACTCAAGACGTCTCGGAGTCGTCTTCAGATGGGAAAGAGAACACCTCACCCAACAAGGCCAGGAACGTCCCTGTACTGTTGTTGGGGAACAAGTATGATCAG ATCCTGAAACGTGAGCGAGAAAAGGCGGATCATGAAGGTGAGGTTGACGTGGTTAAAGACTCGCCAGCGGAGGTACAGGAGCTGGAGAGGGTGGCAGAACTGCACGGCTTTGTGGGCAG TGTGTTGGTGTCAGCGAAGGAGTCAGATAACTCGGTCCACAGAGCCATGCAGTCTCTAGTAAGGCATCTCCTGGAGAGGAAACTACAGCAGAAACTTGCTAAGAAGAAAGGAGGCAacaaacaaagccagaggaaGAAAAGGAAAGCCAGTCAAGACACAGATAGTTTTGCAACACTAGAAGAGGTTGGATTGGAGGAG ATCGACGACTTGCTCCACCAGTGTAACCCACCTCTGAAGAAGCTGACCCAGTGCAGCAGTGCCTTGGAGAAATCGCTGGACCAGTTCAGGAGGACCTGCGTTCAGACAGGCATGGTTACCGCTGCCACGGCCAGCCTGGAGGACTGTATCTGTGGTGTCAGGGACAAACTGGGGGAGGGCAACAGTCTGGAG GCTGTAGACGATGGAGGATTTCTCCAGCTggtagtgaggggggagggggaggttctAGAGGAGGTCACAGAAACTCTACAGGTGTTCAACACACAG GTGGTAGTGTCCAGTAAGGCTGTACTGCAGCACTGCCCTGCGGCCAGCACCATGCTCACAGACCTGGACACAAAGGTCTCAGCCAAGGCTGATGCAATCTGGGACACAGCAAAGCAGGCTGGGAAGACCGCAAGGGAGGTGAAACAAGCGCAGGCCACGATCACTCGCAACAGGGCGTGCATCGCGCAAGCACGGACCGGCGGCGCTCAGAGCCTGAAAACCGTGGACAGTTCGTACCAGAAGATAAAGGCGGCTCTTTTGTGGTGA